A part of Miscanthus floridulus cultivar M001 chromosome 6, ASM1932011v1, whole genome shotgun sequence genomic DNA contains:
- the LOC136458864 gene encoding uncharacterized protein, which yields MDYGKSLVNSELKLSLNPPRAEDNPTPTGASSNGGTSSCASAVALSFLGLNSVIAIYHSRHDPRSILFVTVSFFCVVLLFHLLGVFERLPPESPRRLQVKAAVWALTTTLTVMFSGRVAPLMPAPVAAVVWSMAAVTILAGFYLFFVCPDAASTAAAEKPACKVVEGP from the coding sequence ATGGACTATGGCAAATCGCTCGTGAACAGTGAGCTCAAACTCTCCCTAAATCCTCCTCGCGCCGAAGACAACCCCACCCCCACCGGAGCCTCCTCCAATGGCGGAACGTCATCATGCGCCTCGGCCGTCGCCCTGTCCTTTCTCGGGCTCAACAGCGTGATAGCCATCTACCACTCGAGACACGATCCCCGGTCCATACTGTTTGTAACCGTCTCCTTCTTCTGCGTCGTCCTTCTCTTCCACCTGCTTGGTGTGTTCGAGAGATTGCCCCCGGAATCGCCCAGGAGGTTGCAGGTGAAGGCGGCAGTATGGGCCCTCACCACCACCCTGACGGTCATGTTTTCCGGCAGAGTTGCCCCGTTGATGCCCGCGCCTGTCGCCGCCGTCGTGTGGTCGATGGCCGCGGTGACCATCCTTGCGGGCTTCTACTTGTTCTTCGTATGCCCGGACGCcgcttccaccgccgccgccgagaagCCGGCCTGCAAGGTTGTCGAAGGCCCGTAG